The sequence below is a genomic window from Macadamia integrifolia cultivar HAES 741 chromosome 1, SCU_Mint_v3, whole genome shotgun sequence.
tggtTCGTATATCTTTATCTTCATTTGTTTTAATAAAATCTCAGAGTTTCTAgcgaaaagaaaagagagatataTGAAGAAGAATATTTCTTTACTTTCACATTAATATTGAGGAATTAATAGAGGGAATATATGGTAAGCATTACAGCCATGCAACAAATAGGGTAAGTTCCTATGAAACCCAAGACACCAAAAGATAAGAAACAAACCCAAGCCCCCAAAGCTAGCTAACCTGCTTTTGGAACAGCCATCTATAAAAAATTTGCAACTTAAACTGTTAAGTGAAGTGGAATAGTGTCCATGAACTATCACTTCAGGGAGATAGTCCAATATTTTATGAAGACATATTTTGGGGCAAACAACCCAATAGTATATGAGGGCATTTATCCAAGGTCCTAGATAATTGATATGGGaacaaaataataatcaaaCAAAGCAGCTAGACAACTCAAGGGAGCCTAAACTGCAAACCCTAGAGGAGACAATATGGCGATTCTTGATACTATCATAGTCCAAAAGATGGAGGtgatgaattttattttgattaagtTAATAGAACTCCAAATTTGGCAAAAGGATTCTGATGAGGAACTTCAATAATGCAAGTTTCTTTCGTACCAAATGTGATACACAAAAGCATAGAAGACCATTTTGACAGCAAGATCATCGAGAGAATTGTCCTTCCTATACTCTTAATCAATCCACCTCTATTCTCCCTCAATAGGGTGCAAAGGTAGAGACTCTAAATTTTGACACCTTGGGAGAACGTCTAGGAGATGATGATCAAGGCCCAATTGACTCACATTGCAATCGAATGgagaaaattacaattttatTCTTGATCTAATTTCTATATTAGAACCTTTCCAAATAGAACCAAAATCCCTAGGGTAGTCTTATTTAACCATTAAGGACCTTGCAcgaaattccatcaaaatctagCATCATTTGTGAAAATAACAGTTTTGCCCTTGCATATTTCTTGATATCTAGACCTCCCCAATTTGAGGCAAAACCATTGGtattaatttattttgatgTTTTAATATTGTGCGTGAAATTTTGTCCAAATACAATAACATTTGGTTACCTTTTAATgcaaaaatgaccattttatATTTCATGGAATTTGGGCCACTAGTTGGGCTAAAACTCttaggttgatttttttttgctattttaaTCTTCTACATATTTTGTTCAAATATGACAATATGACATCATACCTCGATCGACATGAAGCATTGTTTTGTGAAGTCCTCAAATTTTTGGTCAATTTTATTTAGAATCCGAACTTGATTACCgtacggatttttttttttttttttgtttccacaAAGCTCGGTGGAGATATgtggcatgtcaaaattggccacacaaattgaaataaaatgtaTATGACATCTTATGTTGTCCACCCTGTTATATTTTTGTAGGCTATTCAAGGGGAAAACTACAGGTTTCATCCATTTGGCCTGGTGTTTGTAAAATGTGGTCATTCATTTCAAGCAAGGAGAGATGGGTAGTaggaaatgggaaaaaataatTAGTCTTTGGAATGATCAATGGCTGGGAGAGTTTTCTATCTCGGAATCTTGTGGCCAAGCTTTAGCTCCCCTTCTAAATTCTTCTGCAAAGGTTTAAGGTACTATTTCATACATCAGCTGGAATATCCCAAACGTTAGTTCATCTTCTCTGAGAAATGCCTTTTCTGTAGCTAAAATAATAAGGCTACCCCAATTTGATTTGGAAGATAAATGTTCTTGGAGCTATACTTCCTCAAGAAATTTCTCCTCTTATTCTGCCTGGAATGAGATTAGAAGTAGAAACCCAAAAATTTCTTGGTCCACTCTTGTTTGGAGAAAGGTTTTGCAGCCAAGGACATGATTAATCCCTTACAGCCCATCCTTCTATAATAATGATAGAAGTATAAGGTCCATTGAGGATCGGACAAAAACCCAAACAAGGGGGCCAACAAAGGGTCCAATATATCCACTTATCGAAATTATTattacatcaaaacaaaaggaagaagGGCAATGTCAATATAAATAGAAACATGTGCGGACACGTTAATAACAACCAGGTTGTATCCCGGAGTAGTATTTTAAATTTTCTCTAAAGGCCAGGCACAAAACTACCACGTGACAGATGCTGCCTAGGAAAATCTTCTTTTCCTTGGTTCTTTGATATTAAATACTCTGATCAATTATGGAATAAGaatctttttccaaaaatatagTAATAGATCCGTGCACAACACACGCTCATTCACTACTATTAATAATATAAATGTTGTCAGCTGGTTTGTATGTTCTAATTCGCCTCTTCTATGAATTATGATCCACATTAAGAGATTTCAATCTCATGTGAGCCCAAAAAGGGAAGCTGTCAATCGCCCATtggtcatttttttattttttattttttcacttcaTTACCTGCAAAAATAAAACTTAGTTATTGTCTTCTTTCTGATGAACCATACAAGAAGTCCACATTTTAAGAAGTATAATTATAAAAGGATTGAATTTTCTTGCACCCTCGATGAACGGATCACAGTGATCCATGCAAGGGGGTGGGGATAGGGGAAGGATTCAGGGTCTCGTCCTTTTGATATATATGGTGAACATCACCTTGTGGTGAAGAAAAATACTTATCCCATCCTCTTTATCTATTATATTACTTGGAGGGATATTTGAGAATTAGAAACAGCCTTCCAAGTTTGATTTTGTAACAAGTTTAATCAAATGGACTGTTCAATAAAATTAATCTGTCCTTAGAAATCTTAAGCATATAGTTTAGTAGTTAACaggaaatattttatttaaactGAATTGGGGATGGTTCAACTATTTCTTCAACAATTCAAGCAACTAGACCATTCATTTGCTTATGTCTCTTAAAAAGTAGTCTTTTTTGTGAATTTTGTTACATTACtaacttcaatttttttaatcttataaAGTTACAGAAAAAGATTGGACACACTGCTTGGATGCCTAACCTATATCACTCTTTCCCCCTCCTTTTGGAAATAAACCCTATGAATCTTGTGTACCCAGCCCTTATTGATTGAATGTGTAACATCATAAAAGTTAATGGTGTGTCCAATCGAATCCAGATCATTTTTGTACGGTGTTTGATTCACACTTGCACTCCattttttatctctcttctttcgattgatttttatttttaatgaagtCCAAATGTGAATCAATACGAGCCCTTGATCGGACTCTGTGCAATCGTCTCCCTCAACATGGTATGTATACAAGAAGCCTTGTGATCTATCTGTTCAATTTACAAGCAGCGGATGTAGTTGACCACCCATCTAAATCCCATTGGTTGATTGCCGTCCACCCATAAAGTCCCAAGCTTTTCTTGGGTGGGCACAATTGGTGTGTCATGTTGCAGGCTCGTTGGTTTCACCAGATATTGCCTATTCGTTTGTGATGTCATGTCAGTGTCCCCAGGGCATCATCTTCGCCTCGTCTCCTCCATAAATACCCTGAGGGCGTGTGGCTTCCACAAGCCTTCCTCTCCATCTATTTCCAAATCCTAATTCCCTTTTtgcttcctctcttttttttctcctctcaaTACTCCATGGCAACCCTAGAACTCCAAGCTAGCAACCAACCAATTCCCAACGAAGCCAAACTTGATATACCCCAAAATGATGGTGAGCAAGAGGGAGATCAGGAAGTCAAAATTAACTACTCACAAAGGGCACAGTGGCTTAGAGCTGCAGTGCTTGGAGCCAGCGATGGTTTGGTCTCCACAGCTTCTTTAATGATGGGAGTAGGAGCTGTAAGGCAAGATGTAAAATCCATGATCATTACTGGTTTTTCAGGGATGGTCGCCGGAGCATGTAGCATGGCGATCGGAGAATTCGTGTCGGTGTACTCTCAGTATGACATAGAGCTTTCTGAAATGAAGAGACAGCATAAAGCTTCAGATGATGGAAGAGAAAGTCTGGATGAGAGCGATAAACAAGACCTCCCCAACCCATTCAAGGCGGCTGGAGCATctgctctagcctttgttgttGGAGCTGTGGTGCCACTGTTATCAGCTTCTTTTATACAGAATTATAAGGTTAGGTTGGGGGTGGTAATTGCTATGTCAAGCTTGGCTTTGATTGTGTTTGGGATCTTAGGTGGATTCTTGGGGAGGGCTTCTGTGAAGAAGTCTTGTTTGAGGGTGTTGATTGGTGGGTGGCTGGCTATGGCTATAACTTATGGATTGACCAAGTTGATTGGCCTAGCTGGAGTATAAGAATGGGTTATCCCCAGCTAGCCAGGTTCTCATCCTCCTTCCTTCTCCATCTTATATGCTATGGGATCAAGAAGTATATAGAGAGGAAGATCTCTCTAATCTACTTAtgctttttctttcaatttgatgtgtgtgtttttttttatgtgatgtGTTCTTTTTTATATCTTCTAGGATAGTAATGAAATGTAAAATATTGTCTCTCTTAGTTCAGTTTTCTCTTTGAAGCTTAAGCCAATTAGTTCGTTGGGATtcgatctctttttttttctttattagtgGGTGAGCATCTCCtgattttgttctttattttattcttcatGAGTTATtccaaaaaaacataatatattATACCCTAAACCGGTATTTACTATGAAAAATGACTTTGATTGGTACCAACATTGGGAAATCCTTTAATatatatagaaataaaaaagaaaaattatgcaTATGGTGGTGTAAGTTGGAATTTTTGGAACTGAAAATTATATACCGAGAGAGACATACATCACTTTACAACTATAtagcttctcttctttctttggcttggGTTAGTATTCCTGAGCCCATGTCTGAAATTATCCTTACCTATCAAAAAGAACCATGAGGGGTTTGGTATTTTGCCGTccttgggggttgggggtttgATTCTAGGCGTTTCACAGTTATAAATATGAAAATGATTGAGGCCATAGGGAGGCTAATGGGATGAGAATAGATTCACCACTTAAAGATGCCCAACGGAGTTGGTATAgatctattttgattttttatttttatttttagtgctACATATATGTCGGCTTCGACAAACCTTGCTTCAAGTGATCACCTACATTAAAGAAGCATTTTTATAAAGTAAATTCATCaagacttttttctttttgatagaaaaaattgttattattattattattattattattttctaaaaGTCAGCAAGTGAATATTACTAAATCAGGAAAAATGGAGAGAATTTTGAGAAAACTGTATAGAACGACCTTGGATCattattccaccttcggcattgtcatTAGTAGAGATAAAGATCCAAACAGAAGAAACTACAAAATAAACTTAAGAAACCTGATACCTCAATCTCTGTTTGAAATCCCAATTTAtatcataatttaaaaaatctagAGGATGGTTCTAGATTGTAGAGCTTCTATTTGTTGGAGCATGGTTTGCTAACCTATCTGTCACTAAATTAATTTCCCTACAATTCTGAGAAATGCGCCACCGAATGCCTCGCTAGAAAATCATAtgtattaaaatgaaaaaatagaataaatcacaaaaagAAGACACCACCATAAGAATAGAATCCCAGGAAAGATaacccaccttcagcattgccatcagcaatgTAGCAGACCTAAAGACTCTtaattcaaagaaaataaatttgagTTAATTGTAAGAAGCGATAACGAAGTTGCCTCAAAGCATCCATTTCTAAATCTATTCTGACCATCGTTGGTCAATGTTGAATAGGAGTAGAAATATCTGACTTTGCAGCAAACTTGCAGAGGTAATCCGcgatttgattttcttctcgATAGCAATGAGAGATCTTTCATTGCATTGTGTGAAGGTAAGAATACAATTTTCCTACCTTTGACGACAGCACCATGGAACAACACCTTCAGAATCAGTCACAAATAATATTGTGTCGCATTCAATCCATAGGTGTtgaagacccacttagcatGCCCCCTATGATACCCTGATTTGACCATTCAGTCCCTTGTGCAAAATTCCATCAAAAACTAGCATCGTTTGTGAAAATGATAGTTTTTCTCTTGGCACATTTCTCAATGTTCGGACCCCCCGATTGAGCCAAAACATTGGTATTAccttatttggttgttttaatatTATGCGTGAAATTTTGTCCAAATATGGTGACATTTGGTACCTACCTTTTAATGTAAAAATGATCATTTTTCCCTTGGCATATTTCTTGGTATCTagctccttttatttatttattattatcattattatttttctttttatctaatGGTTAACAATTGGAATTAAAAATATTACAGAGTTAATGTCTAGGCATATTCAGACAATTCAAATACAAGCTCACAATTGATTTCTACCCTCCACATATGGCATTGCAATTTATAGAGgaggaaacaaacaaaaaaacaaccTAAAACTCGTAATCTCGGGAACTCCAATTTCTCCCTGTAGGGAAATTATGTGTCAGATtattgagagagcaaacctCAGTGTCACTTTCTTATAAGAGAACTTTCAATATATCACTTGCATAGAATTATTATAGACCTATACTAGAAATTGTTAGAAAATTGGTGGGTTGAGTCGTGTCACTTGACATTATCCTTAAGACCATAGATGCCTCCTATGGTGCAATCGAGAATAATGCAAATcggcctccaagataaaatagcccaatagCTCACTCAGTAATCGTGCACTCAACTACTGGACCCCTTCGAATGCTATAGGGTTGTACTCAgactaaaaaacaaaacactcaCACAATGGACATGttaaaatccaacaaaaccCAAGAGAAGCAAAATTAAGAACACACTTGAATAATTCAAATGACTTGTTCCGTATTGCAAATGCTAAAGTCTCCTTCTATTTATAAGACAAATGAGATAAAGAATTAAGGGACTTTAAGAGGATGAACTAAGAAGATATTATTGTAAGGAGACTTCAAAATTAAAGGAAAACTAAGACAACCTAAATCTTTAGCAACTGAAGAGATAATGAGGCTTaaagaagataataaaatgtCTCCAAAATTGAATTGACAAATAAATTGTTGGCTATAAAACTTGTAAAAGTTATTTTGTATTTAAACAACTATTTAAAGctattttgaatcttcatttgttttaaatacttgttTTAAAACCAACAATTCCCCTAGAAGATTCAAAATACTggtaaaaataattaaatacaaaaagaaaaatatagtcCGAGCACATTAGAATGGTAGGACACATCGTTGCAGATGTCCTTCAGACTTGAATCTACACTAGTTCTGCTAAGCCACGCTACAGAGTATGGGTGAAGTCAGACTTCTTGAACATTTCCTCATTGGTGTAGCCGACTGATTTACCATCCATATCCTACCACCCGACGTCATAGTCACTCTTTTTTATATTGTGGACAATTTTGGCCTTTGTCCCCATCTTGGAAtcatgaatgtttagagaatCTGCCCATAAAATTCTCATCGGAGGCGGCCGCACCCCCTACATCCACTTAGGTCAGCCCATAGTATGCACCACAATTAACATAGCCCCATCTGACATGAGTATTGA
It includes:
- the LOC122073037 gene encoding vacuolar iron transporter homolog 4-like, which encodes MATLELQASNQPIPNEAKLDIPQNDGEQEGDQEVKINYSQRAQWLRAAVLGASDGLVSTASLMMGVGAVRQDVKSMIITGFSGMVAGACSMAIGEFVSVYSQYDIELSEMKRQHKASDDGRESLDESDKQDLPNPFKAAGASALAFVVGAVVPLLSASFIQNYKVRLGVVIAMSSLALIVFGILGGFLGRASVKKSCLRVLIGGWLAMAITYGLTKLIGLAGV